A region from the Geobacillus vulcani PSS1 genome encodes:
- a CDS encoding phosphodiester glycosidase family protein — protein sequence MRKVKNIIRSGVGAVLAAWTALQATEVDAAANVVYWEGMRLLQGQIGKLEIVKPINLWKRENEALTFVRVLQPGEQYRVYSYDEAFGGQYGVGGGYYVTNIKGHVLYKTPSKEKLKLVNPGRYGAKQLAVGTVVKEALARVAPGVEKEEMEIVGVRGKQHVYKLDIDASNEKLAIETALSNDQVLGIEPVLQQAKRYDGRDGIVLAAVNGDYFKEDGSPTDLMVHRGEIVMTNTTPAAERTIFGISADGKPMIGNPDVQIRVQMGQGSPYPIDGINKPRRAHQLILYTPYFAASTKTNALGTEVVLTNVQGVLNGNGTVTATVKKVAVSQGDEPLQPGELVLSGHGRASDYLRQAKEGDTVQISLQYDQPEWSGVKEALGGRYRLVAGGQVQSFAIAGAHPRTAVGIDRDGNVMLVVVDGRQPAHSQGMTLNEMAKLMGELGAVDAMTLDGGGSSTLVVRQPNGQLKVENKPSDGFPRPVANALLVVYKETQENGDSEEVLDDFETESKWKAAGVNAVGAAVERTMEKAKDGTKALKISYDFRGMLGTSGVYASREEAIWISKRPQAIGMWVYGDGSGHWLRAQLQDGSGRRFWIDFARHVDWVGWKYVQAAVPSDVALPLMLETPVRYMETDAGRKNAGVIYIDGLRAIFR from the coding sequence GTGAGAAAAGTGAAGAACATCATCCGCAGCGGGGTCGGGGCGGTGTTGGCGGCATGGACGGCGCTGCAAGCGACAGAAGTGGATGCCGCGGCGAATGTCGTCTACTGGGAAGGTATGCGCCTTTTGCAGGGGCAAATTGGAAAATTGGAGATCGTGAAACCGATTAATCTATGGAAACGAGAAAATGAGGCGTTGACGTTTGTTCGTGTGCTGCAGCCTGGAGAACAGTATCGGGTGTATTCGTACGATGAGGCGTTTGGCGGCCAGTACGGGGTTGGCGGTGGATATTACGTCACCAACATCAAAGGGCATGTCTTGTATAAAACGCCGTCGAAGGAGAAGCTCAAGCTTGTCAATCCGGGGCGGTACGGAGCGAAACAATTGGCTGTGGGCACAGTGGTGAAGGAGGCGTTGGCGCGCGTGGCGCCAGGGGTAGAAAAAGAAGAAATGGAAATTGTCGGCGTGCGCGGCAAGCAACACGTATACAAGCTTGACATCGATGCGTCGAATGAGAAGTTGGCCATCGAGACGGCGCTGTCCAATGATCAAGTGCTTGGCATTGAACCGGTGCTTCAGCAGGCCAAGCGCTATGATGGCCGCGACGGAATCGTGTTAGCGGCAGTGAATGGGGATTATTTCAAAGAGGACGGGTCACCGACCGATTTGATGGTGCACCGCGGGGAAATCGTGATGACGAATACGACGCCGGCGGCGGAACGGACGATTTTTGGCATCAGCGCTGATGGGAAGCCGATGATCGGCAATCCGGATGTCCAGATTCGAGTTCAAATGGGACAAGGAAGCCCTTATCCCATTGACGGCATCAATAAACCGCGGCGTGCTCATCAGTTGATTTTGTATACCCCGTATTTCGCTGCCTCCACGAAAACGAACGCTCTTGGGACGGAAGTCGTGTTGACGAACGTCCAAGGGGTGTTGAATGGGAATGGAACGGTCACTGCAACGGTGAAGAAGGTGGCTGTGAGTCAAGGAGATGAGCCGCTTCAGCCTGGGGAATTGGTGTTGTCGGGCCACGGACGGGCGAGCGACTATTTGCGGCAAGCGAAAGAGGGGGATACGGTGCAAATTTCCCTTCAGTATGACCAACCCGAATGGAGCGGGGTGAAAGAAGCGCTTGGCGGTCGATATCGATTGGTGGCAGGAGGACAAGTGCAGTCGTTTGCGATCGCCGGTGCTCATCCTCGCACCGCTGTCGGCATTGATCGGGATGGAAATGTCATGCTCGTTGTTGTCGATGGTCGTCAGCCTGCCCATAGTCAAGGCATGACTTTGAACGAGATGGCCAAGTTGATGGGTGAGCTTGGCGCAGTCGATGCGATGACGCTTGATGGCGGCGGATCTTCGACATTGGTCGTCCGTCAGCCAAACGGGCAGCTCAAAGTCGAAAACAAACCGTCTGATGGGTTCCCGCGGCCGGTGGCCAATGCGCTTCTTGTGGTGTACAAAGAGACGCAGGAGAACGGGGACAGCGAAGAAGTGCTTGATGATTTTGAAACGGAGTCGAAGTGGAAGGCAGCAGGCGTTAACGCTGTGGGGGCGGCGGTTGAGCGGACGATGGAGAAGGCGAAAGACGGAACGAAGGCGTTGAAAATTTCATACGATTTCCGCGGGATGCTGGGAACATCCGGCGTCTATGCTAGTCGGGAGGAAGCGATTTGGATTTCGAAACGGCCGCAAGCGATTGGCATGTGGGTGTATGGAGACGGAAGCGGCCATTGGCTGCGCGCCCAGCTGCAGGATGGAAGCGGACGGCGCTTTTGGATCGATTTTGCCCGTCATGTTGATTGGGTGGGGTGGAAATACGTGCAGGCCGCTGTGCCTAGCGATGTTGCGCTTCCGCTCATGTTGGAGACGCCGGTGCGCTATATGGAAACAGACGCAGGGCGGAAAAACGCCGGGGTGATTTACATCGACGGCCTTCGCGCCATTTTCCGCTGA